From one Thermodesulfobacteriota bacterium genomic stretch:
- the lptG gene encoding LPS export ABC transporter permease LptG, with protein MKLLQRYILGEFLKLLTLTTLAFITIFMLVDVVEKVDDLIEHGVPFGTGARFFLYKIPFILCQVAPISVLLAVLLSLGILNRHGEIMAIKAGGVGIVRALSPLFAAGAVATVLVFFVSESIVPTTNRLVDSIEGKWLRGEEETGVFGESGLWLRSGGRIYNIREVDRERKTLHGITAYGIEKTGIRSRVFAREAAWQAEEGQWIAEEATLRSFPAGGRGAGAEEKAAKGFPLEGLKGPEELLGAETSHERMSLTELRRYVHGLEAEGYDARRYRVDLYGKLFFPLVNFIMVLVAVPFALRTGRHGGIAAGVALSVAIGFSYWVVFGISRALGQSGMLPAIVAASFPDVLFLAVGVLMFGYIRQ; from the coding sequence ATGAAGCTCCTCCAGCGCTACATACTCGGCGAGTTCCTGAAACTCCTCACCCTCACCACACTGGCCTTTATCACTATTTTCATGCTCGTCGACGTGGTCGAGAAGGTGGACGACCTTATAGAGCACGGCGTGCCGTTCGGCACGGGGGCAAGGTTCTTCCTCTACAAGATACCGTTTATCCTCTGCCAGGTGGCGCCCATTTCGGTACTCCTGGCCGTGCTCCTCTCGCTCGGCATCCTTAACAGACACGGCGAGATAATGGCAATAAAGGCCGGGGGCGTGGGCATAGTAAGGGCCCTCTCGCCGCTCTTCGCCGCCGGGGCGGTGGCAACGGTGCTGGTCTTTTTCGTAAGCGAATCCATAGTGCCCACGACCAACCGGCTCGTGGACTCCATAGAGGGCAAATGGCTCCGAGGAGAGGAGGAGACGGGTGTCTTCGGCGAGAGTGGTCTATGGCTCCGCTCGGGAGGCCGCATCTACAACATCCGCGAGGTCGACCGGGAGAGAAAAACCCTCCACGGCATTACGGCGTACGGGATCGAGAAGACGGGCATACGGAGCCGCGTCTTCGCCCGCGAGGCCGCGTGGCAAGCCGAAGAGGGCCAGTGGATCGCCGAAGAGGCCACGCTCCGGAGCTTCCCTGCCGGGGGACGGGGCGCCGGGGCCGAAGAGAAGGCGGCTAAAGGATTCCCCCTTGAGGGACTGAAGGGGCCCGAAGAACTACTCGGCGCGGAGACGAGCCACGAACGGATGAGTCTCACCGAGCTCAGACGCTACGTCCACGGGCTAGAGGCCGAGGGCTACGACGCGAGAAGGTACAGGGTGGACCTCTACGGGAAACTATTCTTCCCGCTCGTCAACTTCATAATGGTGCTCGTTGCCGTGCCGTTCGCACTCCGGACGGGCCGCCACGGCGGCATAGCCGCGGGGGTGGCCTTAAGCGTGGCCATAGGGTTCAGCTACTGGGTGGTATTCGGGATCTCCAGGGCACTCGGACAGAGCGGCATGCTCCCGGCCATAGTGGCCGCCTCGTTCCCGGACGTCTTGTTCCTTGCGGTGGGGGTTTTGATGTTCGGCTACATCAGGCAGTAA
- a CDS encoding macro domain-containing protein produces the protein MVNAWNRNIIPWFLLIPQGVSGAIKKKAGFKPFNELLRLGPIKLGGAVLTTAGRLPFKGIIHVAGINMLWRAGERSIRGSVRSAMEIVNSHGFRSVAFPVIGAGSGGFGEEKALDIMVDEFSAVESAATVVIIEHGKRGV, from the coding sequence ATCGTTAACGCGTGGAACCGGAATATTATCCCCTGGTTCCTCCTGATCCCGCAGGGCGTATCCGGGGCGATAAAGAAAAAGGCGGGCTTCAAACCGTTTAACGAGTTGCTCCGGCTCGGCCCGATCAAGCTCGGAGGGGCCGTCCTTACGACGGCGGGCAGGCTGCCATTTAAGGGGATCATACACGTCGCGGGCATTAACATGCTCTGGAGGGCCGGCGAGCGCTCGATCCGAGGCTCGGTCAGGAGCGCGATGGAGATAGTCAACAGCCACGGCTTTCGCTCCGTCGCCTTCCCCGTCATAGGCGCGGGCTCAGGCGGGTTCGGCGAAGAGAAGGCCCTCGATATAATGGTGGACGAGTTCTCCGCCGTAGAGTCCGCCGCGACGGTCGTCATTATCGAGCACGGGAAGAGAGGGGTATAA
- a CDS encoding DUF420 domain-containing protein, translating to MGTYSEIFFLAGLVWGVTAFALLIVAWRAAAAGNIRLHRPLMIVLTVGAWLFISLYLLRYSYSDEISGEAALEVPPHLIPWLAVHGTVALIPLFGATVLVWARLSGNKSGMRLHFNKNHRRYGRVLMVLWLFTRAGGTLNFYLFG from the coding sequence GTGGGCACCTACTCCGAAATATTTTTCCTTGCGGGGCTCGTCTGGGGCGTAACTGCCTTCGCGCTCCTTATCGTCGCCTGGAGGGCGGCGGCAGCCGGCAACATACGGCTCCACCGCCCGCTCATGATAGTCCTGACCGTCGGGGCCTGGCTCTTTATTTCTCTCTACCTCCTCAGGTACTCCTACTCCGACGAGATATCCGGCGAGGCCGCTCTGGAGGTGCCCCCTCACCTCATACCCTGGCTTGCGGTGCACGGCACCGTTGCGCTAATCCCTCTCTTCGGCGCCACGGTCCTTGTATGGGCGCGGCTTTCGGGGAATAAAAGCGGGATGCGTCTTCACTTCAACAAGAACCACAGGCGCTACGGAAGGGTCCTTATGGTCCTGTGGCTCTTTACCCGCGCGGGCGGGACGCTCAACTTCTACCTCTTCGGCTGA
- a CDS encoding ATP-binding protein has protein sequence MMKDRADNGAPMEQLLQFPAVEVADIPRTAWDGILCMQNEKNTIEKQIVLPLTHPEMAQKHGISMPKGILLFGPPGTGKTAFAKGTSGKLGWKFMEISPSALGSGSKKEAFELKIIFENIRLLDRVVVFFDEFEELTVRPDRATKEERALSNEFLRQLPRIRGKKDIVLICATNNIRMLNPALLRPGRFDLILPVGSLDRISRKTIFQHNAKDLMTEQLDFDLIAEKTDGFTPADIEAVIARVSHRAFGLEVSSGKEFRSTTEDFLSAISAHHPTISREDMEAFKEDALKYCRADYCGLF, from the coding sequence ATGATGAAGGATAGAGCCGACAATGGGGCCCCGATGGAGCAATTATTGCAATTCCCGGCCGTTGAGGTGGCCGATATTCCCCGGACGGCCTGGGACGGCATATTGTGCATGCAAAACGAGAAAAACACCATTGAGAAGCAGATCGTGCTTCCCCTCACTCACCCGGAGATGGCGCAAAAGCATGGAATATCCATGCCGAAAGGGATCCTTTTGTTCGGCCCCCCGGGGACAGGCAAGACCGCCTTTGCAAAGGGGACTTCCGGTAAACTGGGGTGGAAGTTCATGGAGATAAGTCCAAGCGCTCTCGGGAGCGGCTCCAAGAAAGAAGCCTTCGAACTGAAGATTATCTTCGAGAATATAAGACTCCTCGATAGGGTCGTCGTCTTTTTCGACGAATTCGAGGAGTTGACGGTGCGACCCGACCGGGCGACCAAGGAAGAGAGGGCCCTCTCCAATGAGTTTTTGAGACAGCTGCCCAGAATCAGGGGAAAGAAGGATATAGTCCTGATATGCGCGACCAATAATATCCGGATGTTGAATCCGGCCCTCCTGCGCCCGGGGAGGTTCGACCTTATCTTGCCCGTTGGCAGCCTCGACAGAATAAGCAGGAAGACCATTTTTCAGCATAATGCAAAAGACCTTATGACGGAACAGCTGGATTTCGACCTGATCGCCGAAAAGACCGACGGCTTTACACCGGCCGATATCGAGGCTGTCATCGCCCGTGTAAGCCACAGGGCTTTTGGGCTGGAAGTTTCCTCGGGGAAAGAGTTCAGGTCAACGACGGAAGATTTCTTATCCGCGATCAGCGCGCACCATCCGACTATTTCCAGGGAGGATATGGAAGCGTTCAAGGAAGACGCCCTTAAGTATTGCAGGGCCGATTACTGCGGTCTGTTCTGA
- the lptF gene encoding LPS export ABC transporter permease LptF, whose translation MPSLISRYIFKEIAGPFLLSCAILTATALLTKVLKLAELVVSHGVGLGFALKFLVSVTPPLLVYTVPASFLVAVLIASSRMSSDNEIIAMKASGLGLFDILKPVLALAVLAYALTLVLTLYLFPWGNHNVKKLIFEAASTRASAGMEERTFYDRFPGVVMYVDTIPPGTGEMRGVFISQEAGGEGGEDGDKSSDIIWAESGVFVPSEEQLSVFLQLRNGTVHRSVPEKGTYHIADFSTYTLALDLSGSKTTMRGKSSRELYIWELMERAKKQDDTSRHHSRIMVELHKRFATPASVFVFSLIGLPLGIQRVRRAGLTGFGLALGVLIVYYTLVKGLEGLGDNGLLHPALAAWGADLLLGAVGGCVLYMAARDRPIEVVPRLEEAGIKLWKVIARRLGI comes from the coding sequence ATGCCGAGCCTCATAAGTCGCTACATATTCAAGGAGATTGCCGGGCCGTTCCTGCTCTCTTGCGCCATACTGACGGCGACCGCGCTCCTGACGAAGGTCCTGAAACTTGCCGAACTCGTCGTCAGCCACGGCGTGGGGCTCGGGTTCGCCCTGAAATTCCTCGTCTCCGTAACCCCGCCGCTCCTGGTCTATACCGTTCCCGCGTCGTTCCTCGTGGCCGTGCTCATAGCCTCCTCGCGCATGAGCTCGGATAACGAAATAATCGCCATGAAGGCCTCGGGGCTGGGGCTCTTCGACATACTAAAACCGGTCCTGGCCCTTGCCGTCCTGGCGTACGCGCTGACACTCGTACTCACCCTATACCTCTTCCCCTGGGGGAACCATAACGTCAAGAAACTTATCTTCGAGGCCGCGAGCACGCGGGCGAGCGCGGGCATGGAGGAGAGGACTTTTTACGACCGGTTCCCCGGAGTGGTCATGTACGTGGACACCATCCCCCCGGGCACCGGCGAGATGCGGGGGGTCTTCATCTCCCAGGAGGCCGGGGGGGAGGGGGGGGAAGATGGGGACAAGAGCTCGGACATCATCTGGGCCGAGAGCGGCGTCTTCGTGCCGAGCGAGGAGCAGCTCTCGGTCTTCCTGCAGCTCCGTAACGGGACCGTCCACAGGAGCGTCCCGGAGAAGGGCACCTACCACATAGCCGACTTTTCCACCTACACGCTCGCGCTCGACCTCAGCGGAAGCAAGACGACCATGAGGGGCAAGTCATCGAGGGAGCTCTACATATGGGAGCTCATGGAGAGGGCGAAGAAACAGGACGATACCTCGCGGCACCACTCCAGGATAATGGTGGAGCTTCACAAGCGGTTCGCCACGCCCGCCTCCGTCTTCGTCTTCTCGCTTATCGGCCTGCCGCTCGGCATCCAGAGGGTCAGGAGGGCCGGGCTAACGGGCTTCGGCCTGGCGCTCGGGGTGCTTATAGTCTACTACACGCTCGTAAAGGGGTTGGAAGGCCTCGGCGATAACGGGCTCCTGCACCCCGCGCTTGCCGCCTGGGGGGCGGACCTCTTGCTCGGCGCGGTCGGGGGCTGCGTCCTCTACATGGCCGCGCGCGACAGGCCAATAGAGGTCGTGCCGAGACTCGAAGAGGCGGGCATAAAACTCTGGAAGGTGATAGCCCGGAGGCTCGGGATATGA